Proteins encoded together in one Prevotella scopos JCM 17725 window:
- a CDS encoding DUF262 domain-containing protein, with protein sequence MDTRVYYGEYTLKHWIELMLKKNIILPKYQRSFVWEKKDVQRLIQSLENGQFVQPITIAYANEGNIILDGQQRLTSILLSYLGYMPNKEKFDESYSFADGDDSSEDMPEKKSIRWTFQELLQKDSNTKEEIKKQLNNDDRYEIISIPVNDDFFEKTFLGFSYIIPNTTNTNDIQKFFSTLFRNINYLGRKLSPLESRRSLYYMDTEKENYFEGKILNSDDIKEDALCNTKIIEKMVPCPIDFARYLAILSQFYGLQNSNRILVGYSAYNSRENYIADYVSYILQLEQESRTDKFDAFRFDNVFPNCEFIDRFVRLRNWIQENKKNFNLDEKKDAFTSWVDADYWLFGLIYWIVFKNKSITSDKSLIEKIRAEISNKKSSEYYSKSPNLLKHLRERLKVSIQIYEKYAN encoded by the coding sequence ATGGACACAAGAGTTTATTATGGTGAATACACACTGAAGCATTGGATAGAGTTGATGCTTAAAAAGAACATTATTCTTCCCAAATACCAAAGGAGTTTTGTTTGGGAAAAGAAGGATGTTCAGCGCCTTATACAATCGTTGGAAAATGGACAATTTGTTCAGCCTATTACAATTGCTTATGCCAATGAAGGAAATATAATCTTAGATGGTCAGCAGCGTTTGACATCTATATTGCTGTCTTATCTTGGCTATATGCCAAATAAGGAAAAATTTGATGAATCTTATTCTTTTGCTGATGGCGATGATAGCTCAGAAGACATGCCAGAGAAGAAGTCTATAAGATGGACTTTTCAAGAATTATTGCAAAAAGATAGTAATACGAAAGAAGAGATAAAGAAGCAATTGAACAATGACGATAGATATGAGATAATATCTATTCCTGTGAATGATGATTTTTTTGAAAAAACGTTTTTAGGCTTTTCGTACATAATACCTAATACTACTAATACTAATGACATTCAAAAGTTTTTTTCAACCTTGTTCCGAAATATAAATTATTTAGGAAGAAAGTTATCTCCTTTAGAAAGTAGGCGATCTTTGTATTATATGGATACAGAGAAAGAAAATTACTTTGAAGGAAAAATATTAAATAGCGACGATATTAAAGAAGATGCTCTATGTAATACTAAAATAATAGAGAAGATGGTTCCTTGCCCAATTGACTTTGCACGATATTTGGCTATCCTCTCACAATTTTATGGATTACAAAATTCAAATAGAATTCTTGTAGGGTACTCAGCTTATAATTCACGTGAGAACTATATTGCTGATTATGTCTCATATATTCTACAATTAGAACAAGAAAGTAGAACAGATAAATTTGATGCTTTTAGATTTGATAATGTTTTTCCTAATTGTGAATTTATAGATCGTTTTGTAAGATTAAGAAATTGGATACAAGAAAATAAGAAGAACTTTAATCTTGATGAAAAGAAAGATGCGTTTACTTCATGGGTAGATGCAGATTACTGGCTATTTGGATTGATCTATTGGATAGTATTTAAAAATAAAAGCATAACTTCTGATAAGAGCCTAATAGAGAAGATAAGAGCGGAGATATCTAACAAAAAGAGCAGTGAATATTATTCAAAGAGCCCGAATCTTTTGAAGCATTTGAGAGAAAGATTAAAAGTTTCTATTCAAATTTATGAAAAGTATGCGAACTAA
- the dinD gene encoding DNA damage-inducible protein D, with protein MKKEIIQELYNGFEAAAVEVEGIECWSARKLQLLLGYSKWENFSKVIDKAKTACVNAGYLVSDHFPDVRKMVHLGSGSEREIDDILLTRYGCYLIAQNGDPRKEQIAFAQTYFAMQTRKAELIEQRLLEIERVKARTKLQETEKHLSGILYERGVDSKGFAVIRSKGDQALFRLNTAQMKKKMGVPVSRPVADFLPTISIKAKDFAAEMTNVNVQQKDLYGEGQISNEHIENNKAVRQMMIQRGIIPENLPPAEDIKKVERRLASEEKNALINNRGKDTRKG; from the coding sequence ATGAAAAAAGAAATCATTCAAGAGCTATACAATGGCTTTGAGGCTGCAGCTGTAGAGGTCGAGGGGATTGAATGTTGGAGTGCACGCAAACTTCAGCTGCTTTTGGGTTATTCCAAATGGGAGAATTTCTCGAAAGTAATTGATAAAGCTAAGACGGCTTGTGTCAATGCTGGGTATCTCGTTTCTGACCATTTTCCTGACGTCAGGAAAATGGTTCATCTCGGGTCTGGGTCAGAACGTGAAATTGATGATATTCTCTTAACTCGCTATGGCTGTTACCTAATTGCACAAAATGGTGACCCACGTAAAGAGCAGATAGCTTTTGCACAAACCTATTTTGCGATGCAGACACGTAAGGCTGAGTTAATAGAGCAAAGACTATTGGAGATAGAGCGTGTAAAAGCTCGTACAAAACTGCAAGAGACTGAAAAGCATCTATCTGGTATTCTTTATGAAAGAGGTGTGGATAGTAAAGGCTTTGCTGTAATCCGTTCTAAAGGTGACCAAGCATTATTTCGCTTGAATACAGCACAAATGAAAAAGAAGATGGGAGTGCCTGTAAGTAGACCAGTTGCTGATTTCCTACCGACTATCAGTATTAAAGCGAAGGATTTTGCAGCTGAAATGACTAATGTCAATGTGCAACAAAAGGACTTATATGGAGAAGGTCAAATCAGTAATGAACATATTGAAAATAATAAAGCTGTTCGGCAAATGATGATTCAACGAGGGATTATACCAGAGAATCTGCCTCCTGCAGAGGATATTAAGAAAGTAGAAAGGAGGTTGGCGAGTGAAGAAAAGAATGCTCTAATAAATAATCGAGGAAAAGATACGCGTAAAGGATGA
- a CDS encoding helix-turn-helix transcriptional regulator, with the protein MAKLNRIKVVLAERDLNNKWLSDKLGRDPATISKWITNTTQPSLKALIAIANALEVPVQELVRQEEINQEK; encoded by the coding sequence ATGGCAAAGTTAAATCGCATAAAAGTTGTTCTCGCAGAACGTGACCTAAACAATAAGTGGCTGTCCGATAAACTCGGCAGAGACCCTGCCACCATTTCTAAGTGGATCACCAATACTACTCAGCCAAGCCTTAAAGCCCTCATCGCCATAGCTAATGCGCTTGAAGTGCCTGTGCAGGAGTTGGTGAGACAAGAAGAAATCAATCAGGAAAAGTGA
- a CDS encoding DeoR family transcriptional regulator, with protein MVDIQANDHVTVPDLATLLNVSEKTTRRGLYVLHDINLIQYVGSNRSEH; from the coding sequence ATGGTAGATATCCAAGCAAATGACCATGTAACTGTCCCTGATCTTGCAACTTTACTTAATGTTTCTGAAAAGACTACAAGACGAGGCCTTTATGTTTTGCATGATATAAATCTTATCCAATACGTAGGAAGTAATAGGAGTGAACATTAG
- a CDS encoding SAM-dependent methyltransferase: protein MTPEQKYISTTSLEHRKKYAQFFTPEKIAEFMCQWVLQGKQKTRALEPAYGLGIFSRVLAQKSNLPIDAYEIDEQIFASAFAARPNGVNLRNEDYFACDWNAKYDAIICNPPYLKFHDYDNATYIPDVNSHLGTKLNGFTNLYTLFLLKSIAQLQEGGRLAYIIPSEFLNSDYGVEVKRALVESNTLQHIIVVDFTECAFDDALTTACILLCERMTSSVKVRFSLVNNIEGLSNCFSEYVEFNTSELDAKIKWKAYYEEGNSCKYNHLVSFSKFAKVCRGIATGANDYFTFKPSKVDEYDVPEECLMPCICKAVDAPQTFFTQNEFTKLLNEDKTIYLFNGSTAPDNTSVLRYIHLGEELGINKRYLTASRSPWYAIENRPPAPIWVSVFNRNGLRFIRNEANIYNLTTFHCVYPKSTGVDIDVLFAYLITDVAKEIFLDNSRQYGNGLVKFEPNDLNKGMVVDLTLLNSRESSFVKDVYAFIKNNQKEKDGIKLLNEFFSLKYTDEINTIDKFTERLQLLKNTSLSVTEEVIKRTSKPRIKQLSFLDLFDQYELEPIKQNFMVREDIEVEYNTKHIHRNLLIDITKNLLICNVKKDNWEKYLDSSAKIYYTGKKFPSTIALNELYYFMPYLSGKGIRDLYYIKIARLGYRKEGQENEDKNDLRLVFEIERVGQLFNNYKKVKLEIWRTFTDTILKDIL from the coding sequence ATGACCCCCGAACAGAAATACATTTCAACTACATCACTTGAACATCGCAAAAAATATGCTCAGTTCTTTACTCCTGAAAAGATTGCAGAGTTCATGTGTCAATGGGTGTTACAGGGCAAGCAGAAAACCCGTGCTCTCGAACCTGCATACGGTTTGGGAATCTTTTCCCGAGTCCTTGCTCAGAAATCTAATCTACCCATCGATGCGTACGAAATTGACGAACAAATTTTTGCAAGTGCCTTTGCTGCTCGTCCCAATGGCGTAAATCTTAGGAATGAAGATTATTTTGCGTGTGATTGGAATGCGAAATACGATGCCATTATTTGTAATCCTCCTTATCTAAAATTTCACGATTACGACAATGCCACCTACATACCAGATGTAAATAGTCATTTAGGAACAAAGCTTAATGGTTTCACTAACCTCTATACTTTATTTCTCCTAAAATCAATTGCCCAATTGCAAGAAGGCGGGCGTCTGGCATACATTATTCCTTCAGAGTTCCTCAATTCCGATTATGGTGTAGAGGTAAAACGCGCTTTGGTGGAGAGTAACACCTTACAACATATAATCGTCGTAGATTTTACAGAATGTGCTTTTGACGATGCCCTAACAACTGCCTGTATTCTCCTTTGCGAAAGAATGACTAGTTCTGTAAAAGTGCGTTTCTCGCTTGTCAACAACATAGAAGGATTAAGTAATTGTTTTAGTGAATATGTGGAATTCAACACATCGGAACTTGATGCAAAAATAAAGTGGAAAGCATACTATGAGGAAGGTAATAGTTGTAAATACAATCATCTTGTTTCATTCTCCAAGTTTGCTAAGGTTTGTCGTGGTATTGCCACCGGTGCAAACGATTATTTTACGTTCAAGCCTTCAAAGGTAGATGAGTATGATGTTCCTGAAGAATGCTTGATGCCATGTATTTGCAAAGCTGTAGATGCTCCACAGACCTTTTTTACTCAAAATGAATTTACAAAATTATTAAATGAAGATAAGACCATCTATCTATTCAATGGCAGTACTGCACCCGATAACACAAGTGTGCTTAGGTACATACATCTTGGTGAAGAATTAGGAATCAACAAGCGCTATCTTACTGCAAGTCGTTCTCCATGGTATGCTATTGAGAATCGACCTCCTGCACCAATATGGGTTTCTGTTTTCAACAGGAACGGCTTGCGCTTCATTCGCAACGAAGCAAATATTTATAACCTCACTACATTCCATTGCGTTTATCCCAAAAGCACTGGAGTAGATATTGATGTTTTGTTTGCATACCTCATTACTGATGTTGCAAAGGAGATTTTTCTCGATAATTCGCGTCAATATGGAAATGGTCTTGTTAAATTTGAACCAAACGATCTAAACAAAGGCATGGTTGTGGATTTGACCTTGCTAAATTCTAGGGAGAGTTCGTTTGTTAAGGATGTGTATGCATTTATTAAAAATAATCAGAAAGAGAAAGATGGAATAAAGTTGCTAAATGAATTCTTCTCATTAAAATATACGGATGAGATAAACACGATAGACAAATTCACAGAAAGGCTTCAGCTCCTAAAAAATACTTCTTTATCTGTTACAGAAGAAGTTATCAAAAGGACAAGTAAACCACGTATCAAACAACTTAGTTTCTTGGACCTCTTCGACCAATACGAACTTGAGCCTATCAAACAGAATTTTATGGTTCGCGAGGACATTGAGGTCGAATATAATACAAAGCACATTCATCGTAATTTACTTATCGACATAACAAAGAACCTCCTCATCTGCAACGTTAAGAAGGACAATTGGGAGAAGTATCTCGATAGTTCGGCGAAGATTTACTATACAGGCAAGAAGTTCCCATCTACTATTGCGCTCAATGAGCTCTACTATTTCATGCCGTACCTCTCAGGAAAAGGCATCCGAGATCTCTACTATATAAAGATTGCTAGACTTGGTTACCGCAAGGAAGGTCAGGAGAATGAAGATAAGAACGACCTCAGACTGGTTTTTGAAATTGAGCGTGTCGGTCAGTTATTCAATAACTACAAGAAAGTGAAACTCGAAATCTGGCGTACGTTTACAGATACGATTTTAAAAGATATATTGTAG
- a CDS encoding alpha-L-fucosidase, with product MKKTLLLIATLLTSFVGMAQETYHPTAENLKAREQFQDDKFGIFLHWGLYSMMGTTEWIMTNRDINYKEYPKLAKTFYPSEFDADAWVKAIKAAGAKYITITTRHHDGFSLYKTTTSTYNSVDGTPFKRDIIKELADACKRHDIKLHLYYSHLDWGREDYPVGRTGTGTGRPKEKADWASYYKFMNTQLTELLTNYGKVGAIWFDGWWDHDSDAKPFDWQLEEQYALIHKLQPQCLVANNHHHTPFPGEDIQIFERDLPGENKAGLSGQSIGRLPLESCQTINEHWGYNITDTLYKSPKELIQMLVRAAGKNANLLLNIGPEPGGALPELALNRLQAIGEWLNKYGETIYGTRGGIVGPHDWGVSTQRGNKLYIHILNCMDSSLFIPTGNHKIKSATVFGTNKHVNFTKTGNGITLNFDTIPTEIDYIVELTL from the coding sequence ATGAAGAAGACTCTACTTTTAATCGCAACACTGCTAACAAGTTTTGTTGGCATGGCACAAGAGACTTACCACCCAACGGCAGAGAATCTCAAAGCACGCGAACAGTTCCAAGACGATAAGTTCGGTATCTTCCTACATTGGGGACTCTACTCGATGATGGGTACAACCGAATGGATTATGACCAATAGGGATATCAACTACAAGGAATATCCGAAGTTGGCTAAGACTTTCTATCCTTCGGAGTTTGATGCTGACGCATGGGTTAAGGCTATTAAGGCTGCTGGTGCAAAGTATATCACGATTACCACTCGTCACCACGATGGTTTTTCGCTTTATAAGACTACTACCAGTACTTATAACTCAGTTGATGGTACACCTTTCAAGCGGGATATTATCAAAGAATTGGCTGATGCTTGCAAACGGCACGACATAAAGCTTCACCTTTATTATTCGCACCTCGACTGGGGACGTGAGGACTATCCTGTGGGTAGAACGGGAACAGGAACGGGACGACCAAAAGAGAAGGCTGACTGGGCAAGCTACTATAAGTTTATGAACACGCAGTTGACGGAATTGCTCACTAACTATGGAAAGGTGGGGGCAATCTGGTTTGATGGCTGGTGGGACCATGACAGCGATGCAAAACCTTTCGACTGGCAGTTGGAGGAACAGTATGCTTTGATTCATAAGCTACAACCACAGTGCCTCGTTGCTAACAACCACCATCATACTCCTTTCCCTGGCGAGGATATTCAAATCTTCGAACGTGACTTACCGGGTGAAAACAAGGCTGGACTGTCTGGACAGAGCATCGGTCGCCTACCCTTAGAATCATGCCAAACTATCAACGAGCATTGGGGGTACAACATCACTGACACCCTCTACAAATCACCAAAAGAGTTGATTCAGATGCTTGTTCGTGCTGCAGGAAAGAATGCTAACCTCCTACTCAACATCGGTCCAGAGCCAGGTGGTGCCCTTCCCGAGCTTGCCCTAAACCGCCTTCAGGCCATCGGTGAATGGCTGAACAAATATGGTGAAACCATCTACGGCACACGTGGTGGCATCGTTGGGCCACACGATTGGGGCGTAAGTACACAGCGTGGTAACAAACTCTACATCCACATCCTAAACTGTATGGACTCCAGCCTCTTCATCCCTACTGGTAACCACAAAATCAAGTCTGCCACTGTCTTTGGCACCAACAAGCATGTCAACTTCACAAAGACTGGTAATGGTATCACCCTCAACTTCGACACCATCCCGACTGAAATCGATTATATCGTTGAGTTGACGTTGTAA
- a CDS encoding AccI family restriction endonuclease, which produces MPYKDIINDICSNIHTGLIDFEKPRSEASMPTQASSEFITNKQQGDWAEDILFRAINDNSENVVAVRYGKSDDLVAGDEGFEKFFNEYQSELDTIGKRPDILLYKKEDFDESLGYDISSKSSQEIGDYVSKAIAGIEVRSSAFLFNKYTAENNRVVRKNTERAIDLKNIILDEYVDLLEQKRPELKTILQQLNETSVQSIDYRKPTWKTSQRLQELTDNLSELKDCLKVIQKRNSLSITPKMEDLKVVHKWIMTYNVPHFYVQVFFDKVYGVSFQHILELVSNPDLEDKKYFIEQDAKNQNKTTIKIPSQDGTCLAETVTEPNHQSVRKELNKGRLLFYVKFDGGEACLDANKFESLFGIKI; this is translated from the coding sequence ATGCCCTATAAAGATATCATCAACGACATTTGTAGCAATATTCATACAGGTCTTATCGATTTTGAAAAGCCACGTAGTGAAGCTTCTATGCCCACACAGGCATCTTCGGAATTCATTACCAACAAGCAGCAAGGCGATTGGGCGGAGGATATTCTATTTAGGGCAATTAATGACAACTCCGAGAATGTCGTTGCTGTAAGATATGGTAAATCGGATGATCTTGTTGCAGGAGATGAAGGATTTGAAAAGTTCTTCAATGAATATCAGTCAGAACTCGATACCATTGGCAAACGCCCAGACATTCTGCTATACAAGAAGGAGGATTTTGATGAATCCCTTGGTTATGACATCAGCTCAAAATCAAGTCAAGAGATTGGTGATTACGTTTCCAAAGCTATTGCAGGTATTGAGGTTCGCTCGAGCGCTTTTCTCTTCAATAAATATACAGCAGAAAACAACAGAGTTGTTCGTAAGAATACGGAAAGAGCTATCGATTTAAAGAATATTATATTAGACGAATACGTTGACTTATTGGAACAGAAACGTCCAGAGTTAAAAACGATTCTTCAGCAGCTTAACGAAACTTCTGTGCAATCCATCGACTACCGAAAGCCAACATGGAAGACCTCGCAAAGGCTTCAAGAATTAACGGATAATCTGTCAGAACTAAAAGATTGTCTGAAGGTAATTCAAAAACGTAATTCATTATCCATCACCCCAAAGATGGAAGATTTGAAGGTCGTTCACAAATGGATAATGACCTACAATGTGCCACATTTTTACGTACAGGTATTTTTCGATAAAGTATATGGCGTATCATTCCAGCACATTCTGGAACTTGTATCTAATCCAGATTTGGAGGATAAAAAATACTTTATTGAACAAGACGCAAAGAATCAAAACAAGACAACAATTAAGATACCTTCTCAAGATGGCACATGCCTTGCAGAAACAGTTACCGAACCTAATCATCAGAGTGTAAGAAAGGAGTTAAACAAAGGTCGATTGTTGTTCTATGTAAAATTTGATGGTGGTGAGGCATGTTTGGATGCTAATAAATTTGAATCTTTGTTTGGAATAAAAATTTAA